GCTTGAGAACAAGATCCTATTTTAATAGTGGGCTAAACAGCATTGATGGGTAATCATAACACTAACAGTAGGTTTTTTGACCACACTTTGAAAACGACTTTACcgaagaaagagaaaacgGCTGATGTTTTAGAAATAGAGCATGATAGGTTTATGAAATTTAAAGATGAGTTAACTGCACTATTCCCAGAAATGACAGAAACAACTGCGTATTCACTCTATAATAAATTCGCAAACCGGGATGATTCTTTGGAGAGTGCTAGTAATGCATATCTGGATAATTCTAACAACTATAGCAATTGTGGGTTCGAGACTTTGAACAAACGAGATTTCAAATCTGGTAAGGGCGATGATATGaaaattgcaaaatcaacaacccCTATCCCACAGAAAAAGAGGTCAAGAGTGAATGGGATAGATATATTCGTACAGAATCATGAAAATTCCAGTAAGAAGCAAAAAcatgttgaagaatacGTCAATAAGAAAGAGCCACTGGAATGGAAAAAGTATATTGGAACCCTTAATGTCCAATGCTGGTGTACACGATCTATATTCAATTTGGGGTCTATATACAGAGAAAATAGGTTAATTTTCACTAAATCACCAAGTAATGATGTGATTTATGTTAGTCAACAAGCAGAAGGGAGTCCTTATAAGAGAGAACTTGGCagagttgttgaagatatttCAGAAATTATCGGACCGTTGCTTATGGAAAATGCTATGGAGTTCGAAAGTAAATTGTTCTATGTGGATACTACAAGACTGAGTACTGGAGACTCATTTATCATAAGAACAAGATGTTTTCTAAGAGgttcaatatttgaaaatgagacGTCACTGGGTGAGCACGATGATTTCGTAATAGAACAATTAAAGGTCATGAAGGATTCAAACGGTAAGATAAATGCAGGTACCAGACTTAAAAGTGCAATTCTTAAGCTATTTAAACTCATTGAACTGAAAACAGATAAAGAGTTGGAAAGAGAACACCTCACTCTTATAAAAGCTGGAAGTACACATGATATTTTGAGTGATCAGAATATGGAAAAGGAACCCATATATGCCGGAGATATCAGTACTGAAAATTCTGATGGGACCGAACTCAGTCTAAATCAAGTCAAAGATTTATATAAAAGCACAGAATTGAGTGTTCTTCAAGAAATCCTTCCTGAGAGTATTCCagacaatttcaacattgaaTTGAGGACGTATCAGAAGCAAGGACTAAGTTGGATGTTACAACGTGAAAAAGAGTATGATAATGTTGGTCTCAACAATGTGAACCTtgaaaacaaggaaaaagagTTTATTATTGCTAAATTGATGGCACTTGAAAAATCGTTGAACCCACTATGGAAAGAATATACGTGGCCACCAGCGCCTGAAAACATACCTCAGTCTTATGAGCCTGACAATATTGGAGACAAATTTTATCTTAACATGTACAAAGGTACGTGCTCTACTGTAAAACCTGTTATTAATTCTGACTGCAAAGGTGGAATCCTTGCTGATGAGATGGGTCTTGGCAAAACCATTACTACTTTGGCGCTAATTTTCTCTTGCCCAAAGGATAGGCTGTATGAATCATTACCGAACGATCATATGGCAAAAGTGAATGATTATGCTTATCAAACCACGTTGATTGTTGTTCCAATGGCTTTGTTGACTCAGTGGGAAAAGGAGTTTACTAAAGTCAATGGagatgcaaaaaaaaacttctGTTACATTTATTATGGCTCTGGTACTCTTGGAAATCTAAAGTCAATTTTGTGTGGAAAGAATCCTCCTCGTATTATTTTGACGACATATGGTATGATCCAATCTGAATGGGCCAAATCTAACAGGGTAGATTCAAGAAGTGGGCTTTTCTCAGTCAAGTTCTTCAGAGTCATATTAGATGAAGGGCACAATATAAGGAATAAATCCACCAAAACTGCTAAAGCAGTTAATTCAATCAGATCCgaaagaaattggatttTAACTGGTACTCCTATAATTAACCGTTTAGATGATTTGTTCTCATTGATTCAATTCTTGCGCTTAAGGCCATGGTGTTACCATTCATTGTGGAGGCACTGTATATCTGTTCCCTTTGAAACAGGTAAAGACATCGATGTGGCAAcagatttgttgaaatcaatccTTGATCCTATTCTATTGAGAAGAACCAAAAATCAGAGGGACAAAGATGGTAACTTTTTAGTGACGCTCCCATCTAAAGAAGTtataatagaaaaaataaaaatgacGAAGAAGGAGCAACTTATTTACGATTGGCTTAAAGAGAAGGCAGTTTCTTCCTTCAAAGAAAGTTATAGGGCGggtttgattttcaaaaactatACAACCATTTTGACCCAACTACTTAGACTCAGGCAGGTTTGTTGCcatgttgatttgattaAGAACACCTCAGACACTTCAAAAGAAGcgattgttgatgatgatgttgatgttagaaaaaatacacAGTCCAAGCTGATTAATCAGACAAACGAAGAGGTATTGTCTCTTATTCGTACTATTGAAATGAATGAAAAGCAGCAGAGATTACCACTTGACACAATTAATAAACTTAAATCAGAAATATACGAATTGTATCCTAGATTAGAAGAGAACGAGTGCTCAATCTGTACTGAAGCACTAGATATTGATACATGTGTTGTGACTGAATGTAAGCACTGCTTTTGTCTAGGATGTTTGATGgaacattttgaatttcaacTTACACATAAATCTGGCACTTTAGAAGAAGCAGACGAAAATGACATTTTGGCAAACCAAGAACAACTTATGAAAGCTCAAGAGGTTTTTTGTCCTATGTGTAGAACccaaatcaatcaaaatcgACTTTTAAAAACACTAAGGACAAGTGAAACAAACACTGATAGCCTGCGTAACCTAAACAACGATGGTTTTTTGACGACCCAGGGCCCGGTTGAAAAGAGGGATTATTTTATTAGGCCTTATACCCCCAATGGACaatcatcaaaaataaatgcTCTTTTAACTCATCTAGAAATGATTAAATGTCAATCACCTGGGGACCATGTTATAGTTTTCTCGCAGTTTACAAGTTTCTTAGATTTGatagaagaagaacttcacaaatataaaaatgaGTATAAGGTCCATAAATTTGATGGTAGATTAAACCTTGAACAACGACACCGCGTACTAAATGATTTCGAGGAGCCAGTGAAATCTGGTGAGACCAAAGTGTCCATACTGCTGTTAAGCTTGAAAGCTGGCGGGGTCGGGCTTAACTTAACAGTTGCCTCCAAAGCCTTTTTGATGGACCCACATTGGAATAATGCCATCGAATTCCAAGCAATCGATAGAATACATCGTGTCGGTCAATGTAAGGATGTTAAGGTCGTCAGATTCATCACAGAAGGAAGCATAGAGGAGAGGATGTTACaaatacaagaaaaaaaaaaccaactAGGTGAAGCTTTGACGATTACTGACgaagaaagaaggaagagAAAACTGGAAGAATTACAAAGCCTTTTTAATGAGTAACACATAGTAACCTCTGGTATATACAACAAAAGGTCTTATTTAGTAAAATACAAAACAGTTTTTGTTTAGAAGATCCACATTTTCAATCATGTTATCTACGACCCaccttttcatcttttttttgtcaatCATGACTTTGtagtttttttcatcttcaacgAAAATGTAATGATCACTATACTTGAAGCTGTCTTGATAGTAATCCAtatttttagtttttgTACCACTCTGATAAAGCACTTTCATGCACGACAATGTCATTAGGATGTCCTCAATCCTAAACCCCGTTATTTCACTGATCATTTGTAAAGTGACAAACTTTTTGTTGGATAGACTCCCGTACACAAACACTTTAGCTATGCTGCTGCACCAATACTTTAGGTAGGTTAGTTTTCCCAATGGTGAGAGTGGATGTTCTGGCCCACTAATTTGTTGTTCATATCGTGACAACTGGTAAGAGAAATCAATCAACTTTGTGCCTAAATGTCGGTGCTGGTAACATGGAAGAACACATATACAAGATAAATTATTCAAGTCCCAAGATAATAATTCCCGGGAGTAAAATCCCATGGGTACTTCGATCCGATCAAGCATTTGATAGGCAACatagaaatcaaaataatcCAAATAGTAGAACACTGATTTGTTATCCAGAAAAAATTTAGCCATCAAGCACATATTCTGACAGAATAGCTTATTATAGAAGCCCTTGATTTTCCGTATGACTACCTCTCCATCGCTGTACATAACTTTTCCGGGTAGTTTACGTCTAAAACCACAGCAATTTATGTGTTGTTCCCACTCTACTCGGATGTCTGtgaatttgaaacaatATGGGCATACATACAAAAGATCTAGCCATatatccttttttttgggaTTTATTACATATTCCTTAGGTGGCAGCTTCTTAGAAGCTAAGCTCTTTGCTTTGGGCGGTGAGACGTTAGCAGAAGCTATGCTTTCATCTTTGAACGATAGACTGGTACGGAAACTATTAATATTTCGATCATAAAATGGCACTTTGAACAAGGCAGAATTCCCATACCATGTGTCAAATTCATACTTCCCCAGCCTCATTCTCCGAACATTCCTGTAATTTAAAAACCCATATTCATCTCCATTGTCTTCACTCTTAACTTCTGCTTGATCTGGGGGATGATCATTTGGCCCACTTATTTTATTTCGCCCTGATCGCCTTAGAGAGTTTTGAGGTGCCTGTAAATCAATTGAGCTATTTTTGCTCATCGAGCTTAATCAATCTTGTCTTTGCCAGAAGGATTAGTATAGATCGAAGTTGCTGATCCACCGGCTCGTAAAGGATCTTTAAATATGTCTAATATTCTAAGGCTGTGCAGCAATACAAATAGACgagtattttctttttttttttttcttcatgttaaaaatattataaagtttgaacttttttcacacaaaaaaaatgaaaatttacACAGCAAAATAAGAATCAATTACTTTACACTAAGCTCCAAACCAACCAAAGATGGCAAAAAAGGTTCATTATGGGAAAGCTGGTGGGCAGTTTGTAGATGAGGTTGAACCAAATGGTACCCCAGAAGGAGtcattgaagatgttaTAGATAACTCCATGGCAagcattgaaaatgaaaagagcaagaggaaaagaaagctTAAGGAGAAGTTGATTGAGGAACacaaggaaaaaataaccagaaagaagaaaaaaagactTGATAAATATATCGAACATCAAAtgaagagagaagaaaaggaaattcttttgaaaaaacttgaagaaaccAAGATCGATACCAGCATCTTAAAATCAGCCAAACTTATAGGTTCTGGTGATCggaaaaccaaaaaagagaaaataataGAGGCTATGGAGCTGGAAAGACTTGGTAAGTCTACAGATGAGACAAAGGAGTTGTTATATGAGCAGAGAgaagtgaaaaattggtCAGATCTGTTACAAGAAgatcaaaatattgaaggtGAACCGGCCAATGAGGAATTCAAAAGCACGTCAACGACAAGTTCAGGTTTTATAGATTTTAGACCTGCACAGCCATTCTCAGGAATGGGCACTGGATTTGGTTTTAgcaatattgaaaaagtagtgaaaaagaaaaagaagaaaaactaCTCCTGGAGAAATAAAATCGAAGAAGAAACTAGCAAGAGAAAAACTGAAGAGGACGAAATGGACTTTGAAAGTGACAGCTCAGATGAAGAACTAGAAGCCCAAAGTGGAGCTGAAAGTGAAGATATAGATGTCAATGAAGAGCCTTCAAAGGATGGCAAGATCGAAAATGTTACGGATGAAAAAAGTGACACTGATAGTGACAGCGATGGggtagaagaagaaaataatagtAGTGTTGACGGagatgataatgatgacgatgatggtgaagatgaggagagtgaagatgatggtgaagatgaGGAGAGTAAagatgatggtgaagatgaggagagtgaagatgatgttgaagtgGAGGTTAACATCAAAAAAGAACATACAAAAAAAGCTCTTGATTTCAAGGAGTGGGCAGAAGAACAGGTCCGTAAACTTGAGGGAAGAGAGGCTTTTTCTGCTCCGCAAGGTCCACAGATGAATTACAAGGCTATTGTTCGTGAGGAAGATCTCGATGATGGTTTGAAGGAAGATTTCGTCCCAATTAATGAAAACCTTAAGAGAAAGATTGTCACTGTCAATGTTGTCAGAGATGCAAGTATCCAGGAAGCTAGATCAAAACTACCTGTTTATGCAGAAGAAAGTAGAATTATGGAAGCAATCCATCACAATGACTGTGTTATTATATGTGGTGAAACCGGTTCTGGTAAAACCACCCAAGTTCCTcagtttttgtttgaatctGGTTATGGTGTTTCTGATTCTGATACTCCCGGTATGGTTGGTATCACCCAACCTAGAAGGGTTGCTGCTGTTTCTATGGCTAAAAGAGTGTCTACTGAGTTAGGAAACTATTCTGATAGGGTTGGTTATCAAATCAGGTTCGACGCTAAGGTGAAAGAAGATACTTCTCTGAAATTCATGACCGATGGTGTTTTATTGAGAGAAATGATGACAGATTTcctattgatgaaatattCAGCTTTGGTCATTGATGAGGCTCACGAAAGAAATATAAATACCGATATCCTTATTGGTATGTTAAGTAGGGTCTTAAAATTAAGAAGGGAGTATCACGAAAAGCAACCTTCAAAATACTATCCATTAAAATTAATTATAATGTCGGCAACATTACGAGTAAGTGATTTCAGTGAAAACAAGGTTTTATTTGATACCTCCCCTCCCATCCTCCAAGTCGATGCAAGACAGTATCCTGTTTCAGTTCACTTCAACAGACGCACGAGTTACAATTATACTGAAGAGGCGTTCAGAAAAACTTGTAAAATCCACAGAAAACTGCCTAAGGGCGCAATATTGGTCTTTATGACAGGTAAGGCAGAAATCGTATCTTTAGTGAAAAAACTAGAGAAGGAATTTCCCTTTAAGAATAACAAGTCAAAAGAATTGCCTCTATCAGAGAAAGATGAGTTAATCGATGTTAAGGTTGACGTTAATAATGCAGATATTGAAGcggaagaaattgattttgatgtcAACGAAATGGATATAAAGGAAGATTACAATGAGgctgatgatgaagatgattctgaagaagaagaagggtTCGAGGAGGAACTTGAAGAGGACCAAACTGCAGATGATCCATTGTACGTTTTACCGCTATATTCCTTACTTCCAACAAGtgaacaaatgaaaatctttgaagatCCACCAAAGGGGTCAAGATTATGTGTTGTGGCAACAAATGTGGCGGAAACATCTTTGACTATTCCTAATGTGAGGTATGTGGTGGATTGTGGTAGGGCAAAGGAAAGAAAGTacgatgaagaaagtgGTGTGCAATCCTTTGAAATTGGCTGGATATCGAAAGCTAGTGCAGACCAAAGAGCGGGTAGAGCGGGTAGAACTGGACCAGGACATTGTTACAGGTTATATTCTTCAGCTATTTATGAAAGTGAATTCCCACAGTTTTCCAAACCTGAGATATTAAGGATGCCCGTAGAAGGTGTTGTTCTCAATATGAAAAGTATGGGCATTCAAACAGTTTCGAATTTCCCATTCCCTACTGCACCTAATAGACAAACGCTGAAAACTGCAGAAAAGCTGTTACAATATCTCGGTGCCTTGGATAAGGAAAAATCACAGATCACCGCAATGGGAAAAAGGATGAGTTTATTCCCATTAAGTCCTAGGTTCTCCAAAATACTCCTAATCGCCAACCAGGAAGGGTGCTTGCCATATGTTATAGCTTTGGTTTCTGGAATGTCAGTTGGTGATCCATTCCTTACTGAATACGACATTGGTATCCAAATCAACGAgacagaagaaaagaattaTATTAATGAGAGTAGTGCTGAAACGAGAGATGATTATCAAGAATCAGAACAACAAATGAGCCAAAAGGATAtagagaaaagaaggaaattgAGACAtaagttcaacaaatccAATGAGATGTTTTCCAAACTAGATAGGTTCAGTGATAGTCTGAAGCTTCTATCTGCAATTTGTGCTAGTGATCATATTCCAAGGAAGAAAAGGTCacaattttatcaagatCATTTCCTCAGAGAAAAGCAGATGACagaaattgagaaactCAGGAAACAATTGACTTATATTGTCAAACTGCACACATCGAAGGAAAGTATTGCAGTTTCCAATAAAGTCTCTGACGAAGAATTGAGGTTGCCAAAGCCAAACAAGAAGCAAGTCCAAGCCATCAAACAAATGCTCGCTGCTGGTTTTATTGACCAAATTGCGTTTAGATTGGACCTTATTGACAAGGACGTCAAGCTGGGTAACAATACCAAGATCATGAATGTCCCCTACCTTTCCCCTGCTTTTATCCAGAATTCTAGACAAGACGAATCCCATATATTTATTCATCCTAATAGTATCATTTTGAAGAGTGGTAAAGCTCCTGAGTACCTCGTATATTCTCATCTACAAAGGAGTTCTGGTAAGTCTGACAAGGTCAGGTTACATCCACTCAACGATATTACACCAACTGCGCTTGCCAACGTCGGCAAGGGAACGGGGTTGATTACATACTCAAAGCCACTTGGTCTTCCTATTACCACGCTTGATGACAAGGGTGTCGAGACACGTGAGTGCCACGTTGTTCCTCGGTACGGTGCCGTTCTCTTGTCCACTGGAGGTGTTGATCTAGCACCACAGAAGGTCACCCAGAAAAAGATAGCTGGCGCGTGGGAAGTTGTTTGAACGATGGTAGTTGCACTTTTTTTTCGCGAAATctattaaaaaaattcgTTCTTGTCTTGGACATTCTTGGAGTCTGTGTAAGTAttatagagaaaaaaatgcatCTTGCATGTTTTTGTGTAAATTCAACGTTCTTTGTGAATTTCTCAGGTTGTCTAAGTTCTACATTGACTATATAACTGAAGATTGCCATATCTTGTCTTAACGCTTACCACCCATTCTACAGTACTGTGTTTATAGTCATGGACGGAACTTTGTTTGCAACATCATTGGAAAACTTGGCCTTTATATACTCTCAGTTGGACTCCGTAGGAGTGCTAACTGCTGAATTTCCAAATGGTGACATGTTTTTCGAAAACGACATCCAAAAACTAAACTACGCTTTTCTTCGGTTTCTGGACTCAAACCCAGAACTTGATGGATCTTCAAAGACCACCGTTCAGTCCAAGTTGGACTCAGGTGTCTATACTTCGATTTACGAGCTATTTcatgatttgaaaatcgCCTCAATCGTCAAAATTTTGGAACATGAAAACAACCCTTCATTGTATGCCAAGGTTGACAAATTCTATAGAATAGCTACCGAAACGCTCCTCAGGGAGGCAATCAGACTGGGTGTTTCTCTCAAACAGACAAAGAAAGGACTTGGTGGTGATAAAGCTGGCGATTCAACTACAAATAGTTCCAACGTAGATACTGACGCTGCTGATGTCATGGAAAACCAGGAGGagaaaatccaagaaaagCTATCTCAGTTGCAGCCTTTGGACTCAACGGATGGTTTGGTTGCCTCATTGGAGaaagatttcaatattataACGTCAGTATTTTACAACAGCACGGGAAAGGCATTATCTGTATTCTCCTCGGGGAACATACCATTCTTCACCTCTCTTAATAGATATCAGTCTGAACTAGATGATCGTGAGCCGATAATTGACCCCTCATTGGGAATAAATATCACTAACGTGATTCCCAATATTTCACTCTCAAATGTTGATAATATGTCAAAGTTCTCTGACACCAACATAAAAATACCAAACATTAGACAAATTTTGGAGAACTATATGCACCCAAATTGGTTGAGGCTAATTTCTTCACAGTGGCTTAAACACGGCTCCGATATTACCTCCCTTAACTTTAGCTTTGCTCCTAGTTACGACGAAACTCAATCTATTATTTCCAATGATTGGAAAGGTTTGACATGGTGTCAACAAGTTGGGTTTAAAAATCTTGTTGACATAAAGGAGAAATACAACGAATTACTTAAAATGCAGAGTGAAAGTTTGGAGGCCAATGAAGAAAGCGTTAAGAATCCCGGAGAAAGTTCTATTCCGTCATCCAGTAGTGATAAAAATGAAGCTACTGATGAATGTAAGACAACAGGCGAAATAaaagaacttgaagatgGCAAGGTCGAAGAGAAAGACGGTGCAGTGCTAGAAAACTTTGAACTAAAAACGAACGATGCCAGTGCTGGCGAAATAAATGGAGCAGTTGAACTGCAGAATCATCCAGGAGAGATTTCCttaaaagagaaaatagaCCTTGAAAACGTCTTCCAGTACGATGAGATGGAACTAATAGGCGATGATGAAACCCAGATTGTTCAATCTGGAAAAGTACAGTCTACTATTAGCGATCTCCTCTGCGAACTAAGCGAGCTTCGTCAGCAAAGgcttgaaaaacaaaagaaacatgCCCGCTACAACAAAACCCTTTTGGCAGCAGGAGgtaaaataaataaaccTGCTGTCGAAGAAGTCAAGTTATACAATAAAATAAGAAGGCTAATCACAGG
The window above is part of the Pichia kudriavzevii chromosome 1, complete sequence genome. Proteins encoded here:
- a CDS encoding uncharacterized protein (PKUD0A03610; similar to Saccharomyces cerevisiae YMR127C (SAS2); ancestral locus Anc_2.410), translated to MSKNSSIDLQAPQNSLRRSGRNKISGPNDHPPDQAEVKSEDNGDEYGFLNYRNVRRMRLGKYEFDTWYGNSALFKVPFYDRNINSFRTSLSFKDESIASANVSPPKAKSLASKKLPPKEYVINPKKKDIWLDLLYVCPYCFKFTDIRVEWEQHINCCGFRRKLPGKVMYSDGEVVIRKIKGFYNKLFCQNMCLMAKFFLDNKSVFYYLDYFDFYVAYQMLDRIEVPMGFYSRELLSWDLNNLSCICVLPCYQHRHLGTKLIDFSYQLSRYEQQISGPEHPLSPLGKLTYLKYWCSSIAKVFVYGSLSNKKFVTLQMISEITGFRIEDILMTLSCMKVLYQSGTKTKNMDYYQDSFKYSDHYIFVEDEKNYKVMIDKKKMKRWVVDNMIENVDLLNKNCFVFY
- a CDS encoding uncharacterized protein (PKUD0A03620; similar to Saccharomyces cerevisiae YMR128W (ECM16); ancestral locus Anc_2.409), whose protein sequence is MAKKVHYGKAGGQFVDEVEPNGTPEGVIEDVIDNSMASIENEKSKRKRKLKEKLIEEHKEKITRKKKKRLDKYIEHQMKREEKEILLKKLEETKIDTSILKSAKLIGSGDRKTKKEKIIEAMELERLGKSTDETKELLYEQREVKNWSDLLQEDQNIEGEPANEEFKSTSTTSSGFIDFRPAQPFSGMGTGFGFSNIEKVVKKKKKKNYSWRNKIEEETSKRKTEEDEMDFESDSSDEELEAQSGAESEDIDVNEEPSKDGKIENVTDEKSDTDSDSDGVEEENNSSVDGDDNDDDDGEDEESEDDGEDEESKDDGEDEESEDDVEVEVNIKKEHTKKALDFKEWAEEQVRKLEGREAFSAPQGPQMNYKAIVREEDLDDGLKEDFVPINENLKRKIVTVNVVRDASIQEARSKLPVYAEESRIMEAIHHNDCVIICGETGSGKTTQVPQFLFESGYGVSDSDTPGMVGITQPRRVAAVSMAKRVSTELGNYSDRVGYQIRFDAKVKEDTSLKFMTDGVLLREMMTDFLLMKYSALVIDEAHERNINTDILIGMLSRVLKLRREYHEKQPSKYYPLKLIIMSATLRVSDFSENKVLFDTSPPILQVDARQYPVSVHFNRRTSYNYTEEAFRKTCKIHRKLPKGAILVFMTGKAEIVSLVKKLEKEFPFKNNKSKELPLSEKDELIDVKVDVNNADIEAEEIDFDVNEMDIKEDYNEADDEDDSEEEEGFEEELEEDQTADDPLYVLPLYSLLPTSEQMKIFEDPPKGSRLCVVATNVAETSLTIPNVRYVVDCGRAKERKYDEESGVQSFEIGWISKASADQRAGRAGRTGPGHCYRLYSSAIYESEFPQFSKPEILRMPVEGVVLNMKSMGIQTVSNFPFPTAPNRQTLKTAEKLLQYLGALDKEKSQITAMGKRMSLFPLSPRFSKILLIANQEGCLPYVIALVSGMSVGDPFLTEYDIGIQINETEEKNYINESSAETRDDYQESEQQMSQKDIEKRRKLRHKFNKSNEMFSKLDRFSDSLKLLSAICASDHIPRKKRSQFYQDHFLREKQMTEIEKLRKQLTYIVKLHTSKESIAVSNKVSDEELRLPKPNKKQVQAIKQMLAAGFIDQIAFRLDLIDKDVKLGNNTKIMNVPYLSPAFIQNSRQDESHIFIHPNSIILKSGKAPEYLVYSHLQRSSGKSDKVRLHPLNDITPTALANVGKGTGLITYSKPLGLPITTLDDKGVETRECHVVPRYGAVLLSTGGVDLAPQKVTQKKIAGAWEVV
- a CDS encoding uncharacterized protein (PKUD0A03600; similar to Saccharomyces cerevisiae YLR032W (RAD5); ancestral locus Anc_2.411), which translates into the protein MGNHNTNSRFFDHTLKTTLPKKEKTADVLEIEHDRFMKFKDELTALFPEMTETTAYSLYNKFANRDDSLESASNAYLDNSNNYSNCGFETLNKRDFKSGKGDDMKIAKSTTPIPQKKRSRVNGIDIFVQNHENSSKKQKHVEEYVNKKEPLEWKKYIGTLNVQCWCTRSIFNLGSIYRENRLIFTKSPSNDVIYVSQQAEGSPYKRELGRVVEDISEIIGPLLMENAMEFESKLFYVDTTRLSTGDSFIIRTRCFLRGSIFENETSLGEHDDFVIEQLKVMKDSNGKINAGTRLKSAILKLFKLIELKTDKELEREHLTLIKAGSTHDILSDQNMEKEPIYAGDISTENSDGTELSLNQVKDLYKSTELSVLQEILPESIPDNFNIELRTYQKQGLSWMLQREKEYDNVGLNNVNLENKEKEFIIAKLMALEKSLNPLWKEYTWPPAPENIPQSYEPDNIGDKFYLNMYKGTCSTVKPVINSDCKGGILADEMGLGKTITTLALIFSCPKDRLYESLPNDHMAKVNDYAYQTTLIVVPMALLTQWEKEFTKVNGDAKKNFCYIYYGSGTLGNLKSILCGKNPPRIILTTYGMIQSEWAKSNRVDSRSGLFSVKFFRVILDEGHNIRNKSTKTAKAVNSIRSERNWILTGTPIINRLDDLFSLIQFLRLRPWCYHSLWRHCISVPFETGKDIDVATDLLKSILDPILLRRTKNQRDKDGNFLVTLPSKEVIIEKIKMTKKEQLIYDWLKEKAVSSFKESYRAGLIFKNYTTILTQLLRLRQVCCHVDLIKNTSDTSKEAIVDDDVDVRKNTQSKLINQTNEEVLSLIRTIEMNEKQQRLPLDTINKLKSEIYELYPRLEENECSICTEALDIDTCVVTECKHCFCLGCLMEHFEFQLTHKSGTLEEADENDILANQEQLMKAQEVFCPMCRTQINQNRLLKTLRTSETNTDSLRNLNNDGFLTTQGPVEKRDYFIRPYTPNGQSSKINALLTHLEMIKCQSPGDHVIVFSQFTSFLDLIEEELHKYKNEYKVHKFDGRLNLEQRHRVLNDFEEPVKSGETKVSILLLSLKAGGVGLNLTVASKAFLMDPHWNNAIEFQAIDRIHRVGQCKDVKVVRFITEGSIEERMLQIQEKKNQLGEALTITDEERRKRKLEELQSLFNE
- a CDS encoding uncharacterized protein (PKUD0A03630; similar to Saccharomyces cerevisiae YLR033W (RSC58); ancestral locus Anc_2.408); its protein translation is MDGTLFATSLENLAFIYSQLDSVGVLTAEFPNGDMFFENDIQKLNYAFLRFLDSNPELDGSSKTTVQSKLDSGVYTSIYELFHDLKIASIVKILEHENNPSLYAKVDKFYRIATETLLREAIRLGVSLKQTKKGLGGDKAGDSTTNSSNVDTDAADVMENQEEKIQEKLSQLQPLDSTDGLVASLEKDFNIITSVFYNSTGKALSVFSSGNIPFFTSLNRYQSELDDREPIIDPSLGINITNVIPNISLSNVDNMSKFSDTNIKIPNIRQILENYMHPNWLRLISSQWLKHGSDITSLNFSFAPSYDETQSIISNDWKGLTWCQQVGFKNLVDIKEKYNELLKMQSESLEANEESVKNPGESSIPSSSSDKNEATDECKTTGEIKELEDGKVEEKDGAVLENFELKTNDASAGEINGAVELQNHPGEISLKEKIDLENVFQYDEMELIGDDETQIVQSGKVQSTISDLLCELSELRQQRLEKQKKHARYNKTLLAAGGKINKPAVEEVKLYNKIRRLITGLIEHKNITPVDLNIDIDKRIPVLQHTYQGTLPASFAVSNQKTSRPKRRR